Proteins encoded together in one Benincasa hispida cultivar B227 chromosome 1, ASM972705v1, whole genome shotgun sequence window:
- the LOC120090588 gene encoding methionyl-tRNA formyltransferase, with the protein MASSAVDIDRKKAKTPEEPQSTIEGTTSMASSLVFRRFCCFHPPSSSPSSVFSKKKPLVFLGSPQVSTAVLDALLNASSAADSAFEVAAIVTQPPSRRDRGRKMMPSPVAQYALDKGFSSDLILTPEKAGEDMFLSTLKALQPELCITAAYGNILPTKFLNIPALGTVNIHPSLLPLYRGAAPVQRALQDGVKETGVSLAFTVRALDAGPVIASEKFEVDEHIKAPDLLALLFLEGSKLLIRELPSILDGSAEKKAQPQDESRATKAPKIAPDEAWLSFDQEAYVLHNKVRAFAGWPGTRAKVVVVDEKNGHDDILEFKIITTRFHINCSSQATQADEIRFVKDALVFPCGGHTALEVLEVQLPGKKVVSASAFWNGMRGKKLKKFDASKHFSHLSS; encoded by the exons ATGGCTAGTTCAGCAGTGGATATAGACCGTAAAAAAGCCAAGACGCCGGAGGAGCCTCAATCCACCATTGAAGGAACAACATCAATGGCTTCCTCCCTCGTGTTTCGTCGCTTTTGCTGTTTCCACCCtccatcttcttctccttcttcagtTTTCTCCAAGAAGAAGCCCCTCGTTTTCTTGGGTTCTCCTCAG GTCTCAACCGCAGTTCTTGATGCTCTTCTTAATGCATCTTCCGCCGCAGATTCAGCCTTTGAG GTTGCAGCTATTGTCACTCAGCCACCTTCTAGAAGGGATAGGGGGAGAAAGATGATGCCTTCTCCAGTTGCACAGTATGCCTTAGATAAAGGCTTCTCTTCTGACCTTATTCTTACACCTGAAAAAGCTGGAGAG GACATGTTTTTGAGCACCTTGAAGGCTTTGCAACCTGAACTATGCATTACGGCAGCATATGGGAATATCTTACCGACCAAATTTCTCAATATTCCAGCATTGG GGACGGTCAATATTCACCCTAGTCTATTGCCATTATATCGTGGTGCTGCCCCTGTCCAGAGGGCATTGCAG GATGGTGTTAAGGAGACTGGTGTATCACTGGCATTCACAGTTCGTGCATTGGATGCTGGACCCGTCATTGCTTCTGAAAAATTTGAAGTTGATGAGCATATCAAG GCACCTGATTTACTTGCATTGCTATTTTTAGAAG GCTCTAAACTCTTGATTCGGGAACTTCCTTCTATACTTGATGGATCTGCTGAAAAGAAGGCACAGCCTCAAGACGAATCTAGAGCTACCAAAGCTCCAAAG ATAGCTCCAGATGAGGCATGGCTGTCATTTGATCAAGAGGCATATGTCCTACACAACAAG GTTCGTGCATTTGCAGGATGGCCTGGAACACGAGCTAaggttgttgttgttgatgaGAAAAACGGTCATGACGATATCCTAGAATTTAAGATCATTACTACAAGGTTCCACATCAATTGTAGTAGTCAGGCGACTCAAGCAGACGAGATCCGCTTTGTCAAGGATGCTTTGGTGTTTCCATGTGGAGGGCACACGGCACTAGAG GTATTGGAAGTTCAATTACCTGGAAAGAAGGTTGTAAGTGCAAGCGCCTTTTGGAATGGCATGCGAGGGAAAAAGTTGAAGAAATTTGATGCAAGTAAACATTTTTCGCACTTGTCGTCATGA